The following are encoded in a window of Natronoarchaeum philippinense genomic DNA:
- a CDS encoding DUF7344 domain-containing protein, producing MTKTADDLILEALANERRRRICKVLANTDRTALGVDRIAHRLATREEDSTTRSISKHAETLVVELHHVHLPKLDGAGIVEFDSDGGTVYCRDERVVGSVAAGRVPPEVGRTDPDES from the coding sequence GATTCTCGAAGCCTTGGCGAACGAACGGCGGCGGCGAATATGCAAAGTGCTCGCAAACACTGATCGCACGGCGCTGGGCGTCGACCGGATCGCACACCGGCTAGCAACCCGCGAGGAGGACAGCACGACGAGGTCCATCTCGAAGCACGCAGAAACGCTCGTCGTCGAGTTGCATCACGTACATCTCCCGAAACTCGACGGGGCAGGGATCGTCGAGTTCGATAGTGACGGCGGGACCGTGTACTGTCGGGACGAGCGGGTCGTCGGGTCGGTCGCAGCGGGGCGGGTGCCCCCCGAAGTCGGTCGAACAGATCCGGATGAGAGCTGA